The following are encoded together in the Peromyscus leucopus breed LL Stock chromosome 1, UCI_PerLeu_2.1, whole genome shotgun sequence genome:
- the LOC119088624 gene encoding proline-rich protein 33-like translates to MLISVVSMPPAAGGPRPEAPPGAPPPLLPKPGKDNQRLQKLLRKAARKKTLGTAATSPGVFRTSLSPVSEASHDLETTVQRPAEAPHVVVPLPRSPHTPIIHHVASPLQKSTFSFSLPQQRSLATHFKAPPRLEAPAPETAWPRSGFAHVSAPTAGGTHITQVHIRLSSSLHTGTSESPRMALDGDKSPCTSSTQPLIPVAHIRPLPTGVQAVSPGPEEPPVTRPPASFHASMSREAGARVVVPIAPTYRSSGPSPYSPAPAAPEEEHPEELPTARLAMEPKHASNLPEALGPSGLHPSPVPKVAPKPCLSGWTRLKKQLMEESEEPAFPEPELSLEPTQPEAPAPVCPQPPASRASRMWDAVLYRMSLAESRRGHPVGPGDGGHPLACLSRLPFLCRPRFNARKLQEAVRPPPTLHPILELHSQPKNFNRTAAGWRLQ, encoded by the coding sequence ATGCTTATTTCAGTCGTGTCGATGCCCCCGGCAGCAGGTGGCCCGAGACCTGAGGCCCCCCCTGGGGCCCCCCCACCCTTGCTGCCCAAACCCGGAAAAGACAACCAGAGACTTCAGAAGCTACTAAGAAAAGCTGCTCGGAAGAAGACGCTGGGAACAGCCGCCACCTCACCTGGGGTCTTCCGTACCTCCCTGTCCCCTGTGAGTGAGGCCAGTCATGACCTGGAGACCACAGTCCAACGTCCTGCTGAAGCCCCTCACGTGGTGGTCCCCCTACCCCGCTCCCCACATACCCCCATTATTCACCACGTGGCCTCACCCCTGCAGAAGTCCACTTTCTCTTTCAGCCTTCCTCAGCAAAGGTCTCTGGCAACTCATTTCAAGGCACCTCCTAGGCTTGAAGCCCCAGCCCCAGAAACTGCCTGGCCCCGCAGTGGCTTTGCCCATGTATCTGCCCCTACAGCGGGTGGTACCCACATCACCCAAGTTCATATCCGGCTGTCATCATCCTTGCATACTGGGACTTCTGAGTCCCCCAGGATGGCCCTGGATGGGGATAAAAGCCCATGTACTTCCAGCACCCAGCCTCTCATCCCAGTAGCACATATTCGCCCACTGCCCACTGGGGTGCAAGCAGTCAGTCCTGGGCCTGAGGAGCCCCCTGTAACAAGACCACCAGCCAGCTTTCATGCCTCAATGTCTAGAGAGGCTGGCGCTAGGGTGGTGGTACCCATAGCCCCTACCTACCGCTCATCTGGACCCTCACCTTATagcccagctcctgcagctcctGAAGAAGAACACCCAGAGGAGCTGCCCACAGCAAGGCTTGCTATGGAGCCTAAGCATGCCTCCAACCTCCCAGAAGCCTTGGGCCCCTCAGGCCTCCACCCAAGCCCTGTTCCCAAAGTTGCACCCAAGCCCTGCCTTAGCGGCTGGACACGGCTAAAGAAGCAGCTGATGGAGGAGTCAGAGGAGCCTGCATTTCCAGAGCCAGAGCTGAGCTTGGAGCCCACGCAGCCAGAGGCGCCCGCCCCTGTGTGCCCACAGCCCCCTGCCTCCAGGGCCTCTAGGATGTGGGATGCAGTGCTGTATCGCATGTCACTGGCTGAGTCCCGTCGAGGCCACCCTGTGGGGCCTGGAGATGGGGGACACCCCCTGGCCTGCCTCAGCCGCCTGCCTTTTCTGTGCCGACCTCGCTTCAATGCCCGGAAGCTACAGGAGGCTGTCCGGCCCCCTCCTACCCTGCACCCCATCCTGGAGCTGCATTCCCAGCCCAAGAACTTCAACCGGACAGCAGCAGGTTGGAGGCTCCAGTGA
- the Lsp1 gene encoding lymphocyte-specific protein 1 isoform X1 → MAEAASDPSCEEQEELHAEDSKELTTQWREEDKEEAAREQRQREREKLLQDQDKDEEEGGHSLGQPAEQALLSLKSSELEEDEGFGDWSQKTEQRQQFWENEGTAEGREPSQSESPEEKQAEDRAYETKVHLEELNLSQGEPNPEDAIGSSGEAEEHLTSHQARTPSPLALEETVELSSPPLSPTTKLADRTESLNRSIEKSNSVKKSQPALPISTIDERLQQYTQATESAGRTPKLSRQPSIELPSMAVASTKTRWETGEVQTQSASKTPSCQDIVAGDMSKKSLWEQKGGSKISSTIKSTPSGKRYKFVATGHGKYEKVLVDEGSAP, encoded by the exons ATGGCGGAGGCTGCCAGCGATCCCAGCTGTGAGGAGCAGGAAGAGCTGCATGCAGAAGACAGCAAAGA GCTCACGACTCAGTGgagagaagaagacaaagaagaggcTGCCCGTGAGCAACGCCAACGGGAACGAGAGAAGCTGCTGCAGGACCAGgacaaagatgaagaagaaggcgGCCATTCCCTGGGACAGCCAGCAGAGCAGGCACT CCTCAGCCTAAAGTCCTCTGAACTGGAGGAAGACGAGGGTTTTGGTGACTGGTCCCAAAAGACGGAGCAGCGACAGCAATTCTGGGAGAACGAGGGGACTGCAGAGGGTAGAGAGCCCTCGCAAAGTGAGAGTCCCGAGGAGAAGCAAGCAGAGGACAG GGCTTACGAAACCAAAGTCCACCTGGAGGAGTTAAACCTGAGCCAGGGGGAGCCCAATCCAGAGGATGCTATTGGAagttctggggaggcagaagag CACCTGACAAGTCATCAGGCCAGGACCCCCAGCCCTTTGGCCTTGGAAGAGACTGTTGAACTGAGTTCACCTCCCCTAAGTCCCACCACCAAA CTGGCTGATAGGACGGAGTCCCTGAATCGCTCCATAGAGAAGAG caACAGCGTGAAGAAGTCCCAACCAGCCTTGCCCATTTCCACCATCGATGAGCGCCTGCAGCAGTATACCCAAGCCACTGAG TCTGCTGGCCGAACTCCCAAGCTGTCCCGACAGCCTTCCATAGAGCTGCCCAGTATGGCCGTAGCCAGTACCAAGACTCGTTGGGAGACAGGAGAGGTACAGACTCAGTCTGCTTCCAAGACACCCTCCTGCCAG GATATTGTAGCTGGAGACATGAGCAAGAAAAGCCTGTGGGAGCAGAAAGGAGGCTCCAAGATCTCATCCACCATCAAG AGCACCCCATCTGGAAAGAGATACAAGTTCGTGGCCACTGGACATGGGAAATATGAGAAAGTGCTCGTGGATGAAGGCTCGGCACCGTAG
- the Lsp1 gene encoding lymphocyte-specific protein 1 isoform X3: MWLTTQWREEDKEEAAREQRQREREKLLQDQDKDEEEGGHSLGQPAEQALLSLKSSELEEDEGFGDWSQKTEQRQQFWENEGTAEGREPSQSESPEEKQAEDRAYETKVHLEELNLSQGEPNPEDAIGSSGEAEEHLTSHQARTPSPLALEETVELSSPPLSPTTKLADRTESLNRSIEKSNSVKKSQPALPISTIDERLQQYTQATESAGRTPKLSRQPSIELPSMAVASTKTRWETGEVQTQSASKTPSCQDIVAGDMSKKSLWEQKGGSKISSTIKSTPSGKRYKFVATGHGKYEKVLVDEGSAP, encoded by the exons ATGTG GCTCACGACTCAGTGgagagaagaagacaaagaagaggcTGCCCGTGAGCAACGCCAACGGGAACGAGAGAAGCTGCTGCAGGACCAGgacaaagatgaagaagaaggcgGCCATTCCCTGGGACAGCCAGCAGAGCAGGCACT CCTCAGCCTAAAGTCCTCTGAACTGGAGGAAGACGAGGGTTTTGGTGACTGGTCCCAAAAGACGGAGCAGCGACAGCAATTCTGGGAGAACGAGGGGACTGCAGAGGGTAGAGAGCCCTCGCAAAGTGAGAGTCCCGAGGAGAAGCAAGCAGAGGACAG GGCTTACGAAACCAAAGTCCACCTGGAGGAGTTAAACCTGAGCCAGGGGGAGCCCAATCCAGAGGATGCTATTGGAagttctggggaggcagaagag CACCTGACAAGTCATCAGGCCAGGACCCCCAGCCCTTTGGCCTTGGAAGAGACTGTTGAACTGAGTTCACCTCCCCTAAGTCCCACCACCAAA CTGGCTGATAGGACGGAGTCCCTGAATCGCTCCATAGAGAAGAG caACAGCGTGAAGAAGTCCCAACCAGCCTTGCCCATTTCCACCATCGATGAGCGCCTGCAGCAGTATACCCAAGCCACTGAG TCTGCTGGCCGAACTCCCAAGCTGTCCCGACAGCCTTCCATAGAGCTGCCCAGTATGGCCGTAGCCAGTACCAAGACTCGTTGGGAGACAGGAGAGGTACAGACTCAGTCTGCTTCCAAGACACCCTCCTGCCAG GATATTGTAGCTGGAGACATGAGCAAGAAAAGCCTGTGGGAGCAGAAAGGAGGCTCCAAGATCTCATCCACCATCAAG AGCACCCCATCTGGAAAGAGATACAAGTTCGTGGCCACTGGACATGGGAAATATGAGAAAGTGCTCGTGGATGAAGGCTCGGCACCGTAG
- the Lsp1 gene encoding lymphocyte-specific protein 1 isoform X2, which translates to MNGPALLRRNASKRGLEKLLRLTTQWREEDKEEAAREQRQREREKLLQDQDKDEEEGGHSLGQPAEQALLSLKSSELEEDEGFGDWSQKTEQRQQFWENEGTAEGREPSQSESPEEKQAEDRAYETKVHLEELNLSQGEPNPEDAIGSSGEAEEHLTSHQARTPSPLALEETVELSSPPLSPTTKLADRTESLNRSIEKSNSVKKSQPALPISTIDERLQQYTQATESAGRTPKLSRQPSIELPSMAVASTKTRWETGEVQTQSASKTPSCQDIVAGDMSKKSLWEQKGGSKISSTIKSTPSGKRYKFVATGHGKYEKVLVDEGSAP; encoded by the exons ATGAATGGCCCCGCACTCCTGAGGAGAAATGCTAGCAAACGGGGCCTGGAGAAGCTGCTGAG GCTCACGACTCAGTGgagagaagaagacaaagaagaggcTGCCCGTGAGCAACGCCAACGGGAACGAGAGAAGCTGCTGCAGGACCAGgacaaagatgaagaagaaggcgGCCATTCCCTGGGACAGCCAGCAGAGCAGGCACT CCTCAGCCTAAAGTCCTCTGAACTGGAGGAAGACGAGGGTTTTGGTGACTGGTCCCAAAAGACGGAGCAGCGACAGCAATTCTGGGAGAACGAGGGGACTGCAGAGGGTAGAGAGCCCTCGCAAAGTGAGAGTCCCGAGGAGAAGCAAGCAGAGGACAG GGCTTACGAAACCAAAGTCCACCTGGAGGAGTTAAACCTGAGCCAGGGGGAGCCCAATCCAGAGGATGCTATTGGAagttctggggaggcagaagag CACCTGACAAGTCATCAGGCCAGGACCCCCAGCCCTTTGGCCTTGGAAGAGACTGTTGAACTGAGTTCACCTCCCCTAAGTCCCACCACCAAA CTGGCTGATAGGACGGAGTCCCTGAATCGCTCCATAGAGAAGAG caACAGCGTGAAGAAGTCCCAACCAGCCTTGCCCATTTCCACCATCGATGAGCGCCTGCAGCAGTATACCCAAGCCACTGAG TCTGCTGGCCGAACTCCCAAGCTGTCCCGACAGCCTTCCATAGAGCTGCCCAGTATGGCCGTAGCCAGTACCAAGACTCGTTGGGAGACAGGAGAGGTACAGACTCAGTCTGCTTCCAAGACACCCTCCTGCCAG GATATTGTAGCTGGAGACATGAGCAAGAAAAGCCTGTGGGAGCAGAAAGGAGGCTCCAAGATCTCATCCACCATCAAG AGCACCCCATCTGGAAAGAGATACAAGTTCGTGGCCACTGGACATGGGAAATATGAGAAAGTGCTCGTGGATGAAGGCTCGGCACCGTAG